The segment TGTTTCGGACGCTCGTCGCCGCCTTTTTCCTTGCCGTCGCGTTGCGATGGGGCGACGAACTTCTACCCCACTCGCGTGCCCGCACCGCTTTTGCGGGGCTGGTCGCTTTCTCTTCGGGTGTGGGATGGTTACCCGTCCTGCTTTGGTGGCAAGGGGGGCAACGACCGCCCGTCTTTTTCGTGGATGTCAGCCCTGAATTAATGATGCCCGAAGCCAACTCTTTCCTGTCGCTGACGGTCGCACCGTTAGCCGCCTTAGGCGTGGCGTTGGTGTTGACGGTGTTTTTGCACCTGCAAACCGTCTGCACTGCACCTGATTTGCGTGCCGCCGTTCGTTCCGCTGCCATCGCCGCTTGCAGCGGTGCTGTCCTTGCCAATATCCACACTTACGCTGCCATCCCGATGTTGCTGGCGATAGTGCTGTGGCAAGTGGGTGACGGCGTTCTCACGCGCTCGTGGCGATGGCGCCAACGGTTGACCATTGCGGTTGCGTGCGTGCCGTGTTTGCTTGTCATCGTCGTCCAAGCGGTTGTGTTTTCCCGCGATGTCGCCTTTGCGCAAAAGGCGGCGACGCCGACTTTGACGCCCCCTTGGTTTGTCTTGCTGGGTAGTTACGGGTTGGTGGTGGCGATGGCGTTTGCGGGTTTGCCTGTCGCATTGCGGCGGGTGCGCGACGGCGAACGGCAATGGCTGTTGCCTCTCAGCTGGTTGCTGGCGTTACTGATTGCCATCCACTTGCCCGTCAGTTTCCAGCGCAAGATGATTGAAGGGCTGCATGTCGCCCTTTGTTGGCTGGCGGCGCTTGCGTGGGGCGCGTGGGCGCAACGGCACTCGTTGTTGCGGCATCGGTTGGCGTTGGTGACACTCATTGTCGCAACGGCACCGTCCCATATCGCTTTTTTCGCCCTCAACAGTCACTGGCTCATCCACAACAACTTGTTGCCCGAACGGCGCTTACAGCCGCCTTACTACCTGACCGAGGGTCATTTGCGGTTGATGGCGTGGCTGGAACGCCACGCCCACCGCGACGACGCAGTGTTGTGCCATCCGATGCTGGGCAACTATTTGCCCGTGCTGACGGGGCGCAAAGTGTTCGTCGGGCATTGGGCGGAGACTTTGCGGTTCGCCGACAAATTGCGAACCGCTGTGGCGATCTGGTCTGGAGCACTGCCAGCAGACCAAGCCCGCCAGCTCTTTCGCCGACACCGATTGCGTTACGCGTTGGAAACGGAGTTTGAACGGGGTGCGACCGGCGGTGCGACGGCATTGGCGAATTACGGTTCCGTTGTCTTCCAATTAGGCGACGATAAGGTGATACGATTGGGCTGGTAAGGCAATCGCATGAAGTCCCGATACTGTCGCTCATCGCTGTTGTCCAACTCTTGTGGAAATTGTGCCTTTGGTCGTTGAAAAGCCCGATTCGTGGTGAAGCGTGTTGCGCAACAACGAATGGCTTATCAAAAGCGTCCGCGTGGCGATCACGATCGGTTTCACCGTCTTGGCGGTAAAAGCCGTCCGCTGGGACAAAATGGCGCTGGCGTTCCAGCACGCGTCCGCTGGCGCGGCGGCTGTCGCGGCGTTCATCTACGCACTGCTGCAATGTCTTTCGGCGACGCGGTGGTGGGCGATTGCCCGCGCTGCGCAGATGGCGTTGGCGTGGACTGACGCCGTTGCCGCGTTTTATGTCGGCATGTTTTTCAACCTGTTTTTGCCTGGCTTGGTCGGTGGGGATGCGGTGCGGGCGTTGTTGGTCGCTCGCAAAACGAACCACTCCACCGCTCACGCCTTCGGCATCGTTTACGCCGACCGCACCGTCGGGTTCATCGCCATGTTGCTCGTCGGGGCATGGGGCGCCGTCGCGTTGCACTTAACGCATCGTCAACTGGTATGGCAACCGCTGGTGTGGGGCGCCGTTTTTGCTGTCGGCGTGACCGCTGCGCTGGTCGTCTCGCTCAGCCTCCTCAGCCGATGGAGCACCCACATTTGGGCGCGACGCATCGGGCGTTTCGCCGACGGCATCGTCGCTTTCCTCGTCCGCCCTCAAACAGGCGGGGCAGTGTTCGCCATCGCGCTGGCATATCACCTGCTCTTGACCGCCACCTTGATGATGCTGGGCAAAGCCGCAGGCATTCACGGGCAACCCTTTGCCGCTTACGCGATGGTCGTCGCCATCGCGACGGTCATCGGCTCGCTGCCGGTTTCGCTGCACGGGTTAGGCGTGCGGGAATTGGCAAGCGTGCAACTATGGGCGTTGCTTGGCATCCCAGCGGAAACGGCGATGCTGTGGGCGCTTTTGTGGCGCGTGATGGTGTGGCTCACAGCCTTGCCAGGTGGGCTCGTCTATTGGCTTTGGGCGGACAAAACTGTTTGGCAAGACATCCACGCCGTCGCTCAAAAATTGAAGGTCGCCTGACGGTCGCCCTTTAGCGATATGCCTTTCATGTGCCCTTACGATGCCGCCACGCGTCTATCGCCACACTCAACAAAATCAACCCGCCTAAGGCAAAAGTGTCCCATTCGCCGGGCACCTGCAGAAAAGTCAGTGCCGAATGCAACACGCTAACAGCGAACGCACCTAACGCCGCACCGACGACCGATCCGGCACCGCCGAAAATGTTCACGCCCCCCAAAACCGCTGCCGTGATGACCGCCAACTCAAACCCTTTGCCCGTTTCCGATTGGACGACAGGGAACCGCGCCGCATAGAGCAACGCCGCCAATCCCGTCAACGCACCGCCCAAGACGAACACGCTGACGATGCGCTGCCGAACAGGCACGCCCGCGATCCACGCCGCTGTCATGTTGCTACCGATGGCGTAAAGGTCGCGTCCCCACACTGTCTGCGAAAGAGCAAGCCCCAACAGCACTAACACGGCAGCCGCCACCCAAACGGGATTGGGCACGCCCATCACTTCCCCGATACCCAGCCACCGAAAACTGTCAGGCAACCCGATGACCCAATAGCCTTTGGTGAACACCAACATCATACCCCGCACGATGCCCAACATCCCCAGCGTCACGACGACCGACGAAATAGCGAGGCGCGTCGTTAAGGCACCGTTGACCCAACCGATGCCGGCGCCCAACGCGACCGCGACGGCGAGGACCGACGGCAACGCCCATCCGCTTTTGGCAGCGTGTCCCGCAGCCATCGCGCACGCGCCCAACATGGAGCCGACGGACAAATCCAAGTTGCCCGAAACGATGACGGCGGTCATTGCACCCGCTGCCAGCAAAGTCGGCGCACTCTCTTGCACCAGCGTGAGCCAATGCTCCCCCGCCAGAAACGCAGGGTTACGCCAACCGACGAAACTTGCGACGGCGACGATAAATAGCAGCAAACTCACTTCCCGTGACAACAACCACCGTCGCAACGGCGAATAGGCGTTGACCGCCATCGTTTGCGGTTCGGATACGGCGGCGACGGGGCGGACGGTGTCCGATGCGAAGGCGGCGCGCAAGATGTCCTGCGGCGATGCGTCGGGTTCAAATTCACCGACGATGCGTCCCTGCCGCATCACGACGATGCGGTCGCTGAGCGCCTGCAACTCTTCCAATTCGCTGGAGATGAGCAGAATCCCTTTGCCTTGCGCCTTCAGGTCAGCCACGAGCCGGTGGATTTCGCTTTTGGTCGCGACATCAATGCCGTGGGTCGGCTCGTCCAAGATGAGCAATTGCGGTTCGGTTAGCAGCCATTTTGCCAGCGCGACCTTTTGCTGATTGCCCCCTGAAAGTTGCGCGACGGGTTGTTCCGGGCTTGTCGCCCGCACCCGCAAAGCCGCGACTTGCTTTTGTGCGACCGTGCGTTCGCCCCGTTCGTTCACGACACCGAAACGGCTGAATTGGCGCAAGTTGGGTAACGCGATGTTTTCACGGATGCTGCGGGGCAATAGCAACCCCTGCCGCAGACGGTCTTCAGGCAAGTAAGCAAGTCCCGCTGCTAACGCCTCTTGCGGGTTGCGAAACCGCACGGGTTTGCCTTGCCATTCCACGACCCCCGATGCGATGGGACGCAACCCGACGAGGGCTTGCGCCAACTCGCTCCGCCCTGCTCCGACCAACCCAAACAGCCCGACAATTTCACCTGCCCGCACTTCCAAACACACGCCTTCAGCAAATGACGGGACACAAACATCGCCCAACCGCAGCAACAGTTTGCCCCGATGCGCCGAACGCGCCGCTGGAGAGAGCGATACGACAGGTCTGCCTGCCATCAAGGCGATAAGTTGCTCTCGTGTCGCTTCGGCTGCAGGCAGTGTCGCCACTTTTTCGCCGTCCCGCAAAACCGTGACGCGGTCGGCGAGTTCCAACACTTCGTCCAAGCGATGGCTGACGAACAAAATGCTCACGCCTTGCCCCTTGAGTCGTCGCAGGATGGCGAACAAGCGTTCGGCTTCTGAACGGGATAGGGCTGCCGTCGGTTCGTCCAAGACGAGCCAGCGCGCCTGCAGCGATAGCGCACGGGCAAGTGCGACGAGTTGCTGTTGAGCAGCGGACAAATTGCCGACGGGCGTATCTAGCGGCAGTGTCGCCCCCAATTCCGCCAACAGCGCCGCCGCTTGCTGGTGAGCGTATCGCCACCGCACAAGCCCCCCACGGGTCGGTAAATGCCCCAACAAGATGTTTTCGGTGACCGACAGGTGGGGGCACAACATCGGCGTTTGGTGGATGACGACGATGCCATGTCGTTGGGCATCGCGCGGGTCGGTAAAGCGAACGGGCTTGCCGTCCAACAGCACCGCACCGCTGTCGGGTGGGAAAACGCCACCCGCGATTTTGATGAGGGTGCTTTTGCCCGCGCCATTTTCGCCGACAAGGGCGTGAATTTCGCCCGCTGCCAATGTCAGCGTCACGCCCCTAAGCGCCTGAACGCCCGCGAAACTTTTGCCGATGTCTCGCAACTCCAATGTCCCTTTCGCCATCGCTGTCACCGTTCACAGTCACCTGCCGTGCCGTCGCGGGGCGTAATCACCAGCAACTCTCGCGTCGCTGCCGTCGCCCCTTCGCACCCCAGTCGTCCCCGCCGAGCGGCGGGTAGGAAAGCGCCGGCATTTCCGCTTTGCTGTCACCATCGGTCACGCCAGCGGGGCGAGTTTCCTGCAGCGCTCACACAACGATGTTGACGATTTTGCCGGGGACGACAACGATGCGTTTGATTTGCTTGCCTTCAAGGTGGGTGCGGACATGGGGCTCTTGCAGCGCTTGCTGCTTGATGAACTCCTCATCGGCACCGACAGGAACGACAAGGCGTCCCCGCACCCGACCGTTGACTTGCACGACGATAGTGACCGTCTCTTCTGCCAGCGCTTCTTCATCCACCTTTGCCCACGCTTGTGTGAACAGGCTCCCTGCGTTGCCCAATCGCTCCCAAAGTTCGTCGGTGATGTGCGGTGCAAAGGGGTGCAAAATCCGCAGGAACAGATCAATGGCTTCCGACACAACCGTCTTGCTTTCCTCGCGCCCTTTGCCTTTCATCCCTCGTCCCGTTTGCTCCACGAACGGTTGCAGTTCGTTCAGCAACTCCATCATTGCGGCGATGGCGGTGTTGAAGCGGAAACCTTCAATGTCTTCGGTAACGGTTCTGATTGTTTGGTGGACTTTGCGGCGCAGCGCTTTTTCTGCGTCGTTCAGGTGAGGTTTCACAGCGGGCAAGCGGTCGCGCCAATCGCTTGTGAACAAATTGTGCGTGATGGCGGTGAGCACTGTCCGCCACAACCGCCCCAAAAAGCGGTAGCATCCCTCCACACCGACAGGCGTCCATTCGGCGTCTTGGTCGGCAGGACCGAGGAACAAGATGAACAACCGTCCCGTGTCGGCGCCGTAGCGCTCGCAAATCTCTTCGGGCGTGACGATGTTGAGTTTGCTTTTGCTCATCTTGTCCTTCGTGATGACGGTTTCGCTGCCGCACACTCGGCAGATAGCGACGACTTTGCCGTCCGTTTCGCTCCGCTCCACTTCTTTCGGACGGCGGTAGGTTTGGCACTTCGGACACCAATACGCCTCGTGGTAAATCATCCCTTGCGTGAACAGGCGGGTGAACGGCTCACGGAAGTTGACCAAGCCCATGTCGTAGAGCACCTTGGTGATGAAGCGCGAATACATCAGGTGCCCGACGGCGTGTTCAATGCCGCCGACATATTGGTCAACAGGCATCCAGTAGTTGACTTTTTCGGGGTCAAAGATGGCGTGGTCGTTTTTCGGGTCGCAAAAGCGCAGGAAATACCACGACGAGTCCACGAAGGTGGACATCGTGTCCGTCTCACGCTTGGCAGGTTTACCGCACTTGGGGCAATTTGTGTCGGCGAACTCCGGCACTTGCGAAAGGGGCGAACCGCCTTTGCCCGTGATTTTCACATCCCTCGGCAGCAAAACGGGCAATTGGTCTTCAGGCACAGGGACGATCCCGCAATCGTCGCAGTAAACGATGGGGATGGGTGTGCCCCAATAGCGTTGACGCGAAATGAGCCAATCGCGCAACCGATATTGAACGCTGCGCTTGCCAATCCCCAACTTCTCCATGTGATCGGCGATGGCTTCTTTCGCTTCCTCGCTCCACATGCCTGTGAACTGAGCGGAGTTAACCATGATGCCCGGCTCAACATACGCTTGCGTCATCGTCGCTTCGTCCAAATCGGTGGCGGGTGGCTTGATGACGACTTTGACGGGCAAGCCGTATCGGCGGGCGAATTCTAAGTCTCGTTGGTCGTGAGCGGGCACTGCCATGATGGCGCCGGTGCCATATTCCATCAGCACATAATCTGCCGTCCACATCGGGACGCGTTCGCCCGTGAGCGGGTGGATGGCGTAAGCGTCAAGGAAAACGCCGCGCTTCTCTGCCGTCTCGGCAGTTCGCTCCTCCATGCTTTCCATCAGCAATTCGGTGACTGCTTTCTCAAGTTCCGTCTTCCGAGGTGAGCGCTCAATGAGTTTCGGGACGAGGGGATGTTCCGGTGCAAGGACGACAAAAGTTACGCCGTAAACGGTGTCAATGCGGGTCGTGAACACCCGCACCTTTTCGTCAAGCCCGTCCACCTCAAAGTCAAACTCAACGCCGACACTTTTACCGATCCAGTTGCGCTGCATGACCTTGACCCGTTCAGGCCAGTGCTCCAACAACTCAAGGTCTTGCAGCAGTTGCTCGGCGTAAGCGGTTGTGCGCAGGAACCATTGCTCCAGCCACTTTTTCGTCACGGGCGTGCCGCAGCGCCAACAAACACCCCGCTCCGCTTCCTCATCCGCCAGCGTCGTTTGGCAGGATGGGCACCAGTTAACGGGTGCAGGGCGCCGATACGCCAAGCCCCGCTCGTAAAGTTTCAGAAACAGCCATTGGTTCCACCGATAGTAGTCAGGGTCGCAGGTGCGGATTTCGCGGCGCCAGTCAAAACTGATGCCGAGCAGGTCAAACTGCTGGCGCATGCGGGTGATGCATCGGTCAATCCAATCGGCAGGGTGGTAACCGAACTGGATGGCGGCGTTCTCGGCGGGCAAGCCAAAGGCGTCGTAACCCATCGGGTGCAGGACATTGAAGCCTTGCATCCGCTTGAACCGGCTGATGACATCGCCGATGATGTAGTTACGCATGTGCCCCATGTGCAGTTCGCCCGACGGGTAAGGGAACATGTCAAGGTAGTAGAACTTTGGGCGCGACGGGTCTTCTGTGACCGTGAACAATTGCCGTTCGTCCCACCGCTTTTGCCATTTGGGCTCAATCTCCTGCGGATTGTAGCGTTCCAGTTCAGCCATCAGTGTTGCCCTCCTTGCCGACAAGCCGTTGCGTTCACCACGCCACACTAAGTTTTGCACGCGGGCTTGGTCGGGACGCACAAAAGAGAAAGCCCCGCCCCTTGCGGGGCGGGGAAAAGGGCGGATAAGAGCGCTGGGCAGACCCTGAAAAAAAGGATGCTGCACACGATATGGCGATGCAAGCGCCGCATCCGTTACAAACGCACACCGCTCGGTCAAAAGTTCCCGCACCCGACCGGCGCTTTTGTCTGCGCCCTCGCTGCCCCCTATTCAGGACTGATGCTCCCCCGCCTTGTCCGATCATCACCCGTGCCCCCCACTTTACGCCCTCTTGACAGCAAGGCTGCCTTGACGCATAATTTTACCAAAACGATTTACTAAAACACAGAAGGAGCGAAAGCGCGTGGCGCGTCATTCGGGGAATGTGACCATCAAGGATGTGGCGGCGGCTGCCGGCGTGAGTGTGGCGACGGTCTCCAGCGTCCTGAACGGGCGCGACCACGCTCGGGTTGCGGCGGCGACCCGTCAGCGCATTCTGGAAACTGCCCAGCGCTTGGGCTACCGACCGAAGCGGTCGGCGCAAGCGCTGCGGACGGGCTTAACCGGTGCGGTCGGGCTTTCGGTGCCCCTTTGCCCCGATGCCTTGTTATCGCCGTTCTTTTACGAAGCGGTGCGCGGCGCCCTTAAAGCCGCCAAACAGCGCGGATGGCTGGTGACCATCTTGGGCTTTCAGGATCGGCAGGAAGAACTGGTGCTCCTGCAGGCGGCGATGGAACAGCGGTCAGTGGACGGCGTGGTGCTGTTTGACCCCTGCGACGATGACCCTCGCATCCCTCTGCTTAAGGGACGGCTCCCCTTCGTCGTGGTCGGGCGGTGTGCCGACCCCGAAGTGCCGACAGTAGACAACGACAACCTGCTGGCTGCCAAACTGGCAACGCAGCATCTGCTCAACTTGGGGCATCGCCGCATCGCTTTCGTTCACATCCCGTTGCAGTTTGCGACGGCTCAAGACCGGTTAGCGGGCTACCGCGCCGCGCTGGAAGAGGCGGGGGTGCCTTTTGAGCCGAACTTATTGGCAGAAGCGAAAGGTTATTACGGGGTAGAGGCGGGTTTTCGGGCGTTTTCAGCGCTGCTGGATCGCGCTGTAGAGCCGCCCACAGCAGTGCTGGCGATGGACGACGCGTTGGCGTTGGGTGTGCTTCAAGCGGCGCAGCGCCGGGGGTTGCGGGTGTCCGAGGACCTTGCTGTCATCGGGTTCAACGATGCCCCTTTCAGCGCTCATTGCGAACCGCCGCTGACGACGGTGCGCATCTTCGGCGAAACATTGGTCGCTTACGCGACCGATATGTTGCTGCGCCTCATTCACGGGGAGCCTGTCGCTCCCTGGCGGTTACTGGTGCCGACGCAACTCATCGTCCGCGCTTCGTGCGGAGCGATGAAGCAAACGAATCCCGCTGCGTAGGAGGGATGCGTCATGCGGCAGTTCGTCAGGTGTCGGCTGTCGTCGCACGGTCGCGGTGGCTTCACCTTGATTGAGTTGCTGGTGGTCATCGCGATCATCGCCATTCTGGCGGCGATTCTGTTTCCCGTGTTTAGCCAAGCGCGGGAAAAGGCGCGCCAGACAAGCGATTTGAGCAACTTGCGGCAGATGGGCACTGCCGTGCAGATGTATGCCCAAGACTATGACGAGCGGATGACGCCGTCGGAGAGTTACTGGGCGGGCGCGCCCGGAGACCCAGGGCAGTTCGTCACTTGGATGGCGTTGGTGATGCCTTACACCCGCAACGCTCAAATTTTTCGGTCGCCCAAGTGGGCGCTGTTGTTTCCGGAGAATGTCGCCAACTGGCTGCACTATGGCGCCCACAGCGGGATGGTGCAGGGCGCCGCGCCCAACCGACAGTTACCCGTCTCTTACGCTGCCGTATCGCTCCGCTGGTCCACTTGGCCGCATCAGACGACCGTAAGCGTTTGGAACGGCACGGGTGGTCGGGGCGCTTTGCTCAATGCCTACCCGCAATGGCCGATGGGCGGTGGGCGTGAAGCGACGGTGAGCCTTGCGGAAATCGCCCAACCCGCACAAACCCGCGCCGTCGTTAACGCGGTCAACTACCACCTGATCGGCGGCTGCGATGTGGATGTGTTGGACGACAGCGGTCGGTTGCCGTGTGGGTTTACAGCGATGACCTACTTTGACACGGGTGGTCAGCCGCCGTGGGCGGTCAACATGAACCCGCCCGACTTTGACCGTCTGTCGCCTTTCCTACGGCATGTCAACACGACTTTTGCCGACGGGCACGCCAAAGCGATGCGCTGGGGTTACGCGTGTCCGCACGAATACACCGTAGAGGACGACCAATCGGTCGTCCCCGCGCGGTGCCGGTAAGGGGTGAGGGTTGATGCTGCGGCGTGAACTTTCATTGCCTGTCGCCATCGGCATCATCGTCGTCGTTTTGCTGTTGGTCGTCGCAATTTTCTGGCGTAAAGCGTCGCCGCCCACCGAAGCCGTCTTGCAAAAGTGGGCGCCCCACCCGCAGCAGCAGCAGATGCAGCGCCGGTAACCGTCCGTTATGGCAAAATGCTGCCGCACTCTTTTTTGCCGAAACGGAGCGATGGAAAGCATGGGTGTTGTCTGGTGTGTGGCAGCAGTGCTGGTGCTCAGCGGGTGGGAGTGGCTGGCGGCGAGCGTGCCGCCGACCGTGACGAAGGTGGAACCACCTGATTGGTGGGTGCCGTCAGCGCGTCAATCCGTGCTGCTCCTTTGCTATGGGCAGGGGTTGCAGCGGGCGCAAGTGGTCGCCACTGCCCCCACCCTCACGGTGACCCAAGTGCGCCCCAGCGCTGACGGCGCCTACTTGTTTGTGCGGGTGCGCCTTGCGCCAACAGCGACCCCGCGTTCGGTGCGTCTGCTTGTGCGCACCCCGAACGGTGAGACAACAGTGCCGTTCGCGTTGCGCCCGCGCCCTGCCGCACCGATGTTAGGCAAAGGGTTACCCAACAACGCTGTCATCTACCTGCTGATGCCCGACCGCTTTTGCAACGGTGACCCAGCCAACGATGACCCGAAAGGGTTAGGCACTTGTGACCGGCGCAACCTGCGGGCGTATCACGGCGGTGACCTTGATGGACTTCGGCGCCAATTGCCTTACCTGCGGGCGTTGGGTGTGACAGCCCTCTGGCTGACACCCGTTTACGACAACGACGACGCCTCGCCCGATGAGTATCACGGCTACCATCCCGTTGACTTTTTCGCAGTGGACGAACATTTGGGGACGCTGGAGACCTACCGTGCCTTTGTCCGCGACGCTCATCGGTGGGGCATGAGAGTCGTGCAAGACCATGTGCTCAACCATTGCGGACCCAAACATGTTTGGGTGCGTCGTCCGCCGACGCCCCGTTGGTTTCACCCCAAAGCCCCCGCCGATTACCGCTTGCGATGGCTGCTGTTCCCTGAAGCGCCGTCGGCGTTCAAACGGCGCATTACCGACGGTTGGCTTTTCGGGTTCTTGCCTGACCTCAATCAAGACGACCCGCTGGTCGCTGAGTATCTCATCCAGCACAGCCTTTGGTGGTTGGTGACGACAGGCGCCGATGCCGTGCGCTTGGACACAGCGGTGTATTTGCCCCGCGCGTTTCTGGCGCGCTGGCGTCGCGCGTTACGGCAAGAAGTGCCCCATGTGACCGTTATCGGCGAGGTGTTGTCCGTTCCCCCTGACCCCCACTTGCAGGCGTTTTTTCAAGGTGGGCGCAAAAGTTACGACGGTGTGGACACGGGCTTGGACAGCGTGTTTGACTTTGCGGTGGCGCGAGCGGTGCGCGAAGTGTTTGGACGCGATGCCCCCGTTC is part of the bacterium HR17 genome and harbors:
- the cytR_2 gene encoding HTH-type transcriptional repressor CytR; its protein translation is MARHSGNVTIKDVAAAAGVSVATVSSVLNGRDHARVAAATRQRILETAQRLGYRPKRSAQALRTGLTGAVGLSVPLCPDALLSPFFYEAVRGALKAAKQRGWLVTILGFQDRQEELVLLQAAMEQRSVDGVVLFDPCDDDPRIPLLKGRLPFVVVGRCADPEVPTVDNDNLLAAKLATQHLLNLGHRRIAFVHIPLQFATAQDRLAGYRAALEEAGVPFEPNLLAEAKGYYGVEAGFRAFSALLDRAVEPPTAVLAMDDALALGVLQAAQRRGLRVSEDLAVIGFNDAPFSAHCEPPLTTVRIFGETLVAYATDMLLRLIHGEPVAPWRLLVPTQLIVRASCGAMKQTNPAA
- a CDS encoding Beta/alpha-amylase, which codes for MGVVWCVAAVLVLSGWEWLAASVPPTVTKVEPPDWWVPSARQSVLLLCYGQGLQRAQVVATAPTLTVTQVRPSADGAYLFVRVRLAPTATPRSVRLLVRTPNGETTVPFALRPRPAAPMLGKGLPNNAVIYLLMPDRFCNGDPANDDPKGLGTCDRRNLRAYHGGDLDGLRRQLPYLRALGVTALWLTPVYDNDDASPDEYHGYHPVDFFAVDEHLGTLETYRAFVRDAHRWGMRVVQDHVLNHCGPKHVWVRRPPTPRWFHPKAPADYRLRWLLFPEAPSAFKRRITDGWLFGFLPDLNQDDPLVAEYLIQHSLWWLVTTGADAVRLDTAVYLPRAFLARWRRALRQEVPHVTVIGEVLSVPPDPHLQAFFQGGRKSYDGVDTGLDSVFDFAVARAVREVFGRDAPVRHLREVLDCDRLYPAPHRLVTLLGNHDFPRFMTVARADNRWQRLMLAALFLVTTRGAVQWYYGDEIGMEGGHDPDNRRDFPGGFPSDNRSAFLSAERTPDENALWTALQQLFRLRQRFPWLASAPTRWHRADDGVIVYERPHKGLRLFIAINKSDRPIVLTVPLGATETLFGDAYLRTVGCQQHLTVPPWSGTIVTVRR
- the rbsA_2 gene encoding Ribose import ATP-binding protein RbsA yields the protein MTAMAKGTLELRDIGKSFAGVQALRGVTLTLAAGEIHALVGENGAGKSTLIKIAGGVFPPDSGAVLLDGKPVRFTDPRDAQRHGIVVIHQTPMLCPHLSVTENILLGHLPTRGGLVRWRYAHQQAAALLAELGATLPLDTPVGNLSAAQQQLVALARALSLQARWLVLDEPTAALSRSEAERLFAILRRLKGQGVSILFVSHRLDEVLELADRVTVLRDGEKVATLPAAEATREQLIALMAGRPVVSLSPAARSAHRGKLLLRLGDVCVPSFAEGVCLEVRAGEIVGLFGLVGAGRSELAQALVGLRPIASGVVEWQGKPVRFRNPQEALAAGLAYLPEDRLRQGLLLPRSIRENIALPNLRQFSRFGVVNERGERTVAQKQVAALRVRATSPEQPVAQLSGGNQQKVALAKWLLTEPQLLILDEPTHGIDVATKSEIHRLVADLKAQGKGILLISSELEELQALSDRIVVMRQGRIVGEFEPDASPQDILRAAFASDTVRPVAAVSEPQTMAVNAYSPLRRWLLSREVSLLLFIVAVASFVGWRNPAFLAGEHWLTLVQESAPTLLAAGAMTAVIVSGNLDLSVGSMLGACAMAAGHAAKSGWALPSVLAVAVALGAGIGWVNGALTTRLAISSVVVTLGMLGIVRGMMLVFTKGYWVIGLPDSFRWLGIGEVMGVPNPVWVAAAVLVLLGLALSQTVWGRDLYAIGSNMTAAWIAGVPVRQRIVSVFVLGGALTGLAALLYAARFPVVQSETGKGFELAVITAAVLGGVNIFGGAGSVVGAALGAFAVSVLHSALTFLQVPGEWDTFALGGLILLSVAIDAWRHRKGT
- the leuS gene encoding Leucine--tRNA ligase, with the protein product MAELERYNPQEIEPKWQKRWDERQLFTVTEDPSRPKFYYLDMFPYPSGELHMGHMRNYIIGDVISRFKRMQGFNVLHPMGYDAFGLPAENAAIQFGYHPADWIDRCITRMRQQFDLLGISFDWRREIRTCDPDYYRWNQWLFLKLYERGLAYRRPAPVNWCPSCQTTLADEEAERGVCWRCGTPVTKKWLEQWFLRTTAYAEQLLQDLELLEHWPERVKVMQRNWIGKSVGVEFDFEVDGLDEKVRVFTTRIDTVYGVTFVVLAPEHPLVPKLIERSPRKTELEKAVTELLMESMEERTAETAEKRGVFLDAYAIHPLTGERVPMWTADYVLMEYGTGAIMAVPAHDQRDLEFARRYGLPVKVVIKPPATDLDEATMTQAYVEPGIMVNSAQFTGMWSEEAKEAIADHMEKLGIGKRSVQYRLRDWLISRQRYWGTPIPIVYCDDCGIVPVPEDQLPVLLPRDVKITGKGGSPLSQVPEFADTNCPKCGKPAKRETDTMSTFVDSSWYFLRFCDPKNDHAIFDPEKVNYWMPVDQYVGGIEHAVGHLMYSRFITKVLYDMGLVNFREPFTRLFTQGMIYHEAYWCPKCQTYRRPKEVERSETDGKVVAICRVCGSETVITKDKMSKSKLNIVTPEEICERYGADTGRLFILFLGPADQDAEWTPVGVEGCYRFLGRLWRTVLTAITHNLFTSDWRDRLPAVKPHLNDAEKALRRKVHQTIRTVTEDIEGFRFNTAIAAMMELLNELQPFVEQTGRGMKGKGREESKTVVSEAIDLFLRILHPFAPHITDELWERLGNAGSLFTQAWAKVDEEALAEETVTIVVQVNGRVRGRLVVPVGADEEFIKQQALQEPHVRTHLEGKQIKRIVVVPGKIVNIVV